One part of the Salinimonas iocasae genome encodes these proteins:
- the moaB gene encoding molybdenum cofactor biosynthesis protein B: MSETITSLNIAVLTVSDTRTVDSDKSGQYLVEALESAGHRLIDRALVKDDIYKQRAVVSDWIARDDVHAVITTGGTGFTSRDDTPEALRVLFDKDVDGFGELFRQISYEEIGTSTIQSRALAGFANRTVIFCLPGSTGACKTGWTKLIKSQLDANYKPCNFVGHLTGARS; the protein is encoded by the coding sequence ATGTCGGAAACCATTACCTCACTCAATATTGCTGTACTGACAGTGTCGGATACCCGCACGGTTGATAGCGATAAGTCAGGACAGTATCTGGTCGAAGCGCTGGAGTCTGCTGGACACCGCTTAATAGACCGTGCGCTGGTAAAAGACGATATCTATAAACAACGAGCGGTGGTCTCAGACTGGATCGCCAGGGACGATGTGCATGCCGTCATTACCACCGGTGGGACAGGGTTTACGTCGCGCGACGATACCCCCGAAGCCCTGCGGGTTTTATTTGATAAGGATGTGGACGGATTTGGTGAATTGTTCCGTCAGATCTCCTATGAAGAGATAGGCACATCGACTATTCAGTCACGGGCGCTGGCCGGGTTTGCCAATCGAACGGTCATTTTTTGTCTGCCCGGTTCAACGGGCGCCTGTAAAACGGGCTGGACGAAGCTTATAAAAAGCCAACTGGATGCGAATTATAAACCCTGCAACTTTGTGGGGCACCTTACAGGGGCGAGGTCATGA
- the moaC gene encoding cyclic pyranopterin monophosphate synthase MoaC, giving the protein MTGFSHLNAKGEANMVDVSQKDVTVREAIAAGYLYASEAVLSAIADDRIAKGDVFAVARIAGIQGAKRCADLIPLCHPLALSKVDIQFDVQPESGRVEVRCFCKLAGKTGVEMEALTGVNVALLTLFDMCKALDPGMQLDNIRVLEKQGGKTGKWENPSL; this is encoded by the coding sequence ATGACAGGCTTTAGCCATCTTAATGCGAAGGGTGAGGCAAATATGGTTGATGTCTCGCAAAAAGATGTCACTGTTCGCGAAGCTATTGCCGCAGGCTATCTCTATGCCAGTGAGGCAGTACTGTCGGCCATTGCTGATGACCGTATTGCCAAGGGAGATGTGTTTGCGGTGGCGCGTATTGCCGGCATCCAGGGCGCCAAACGCTGCGCCGACCTGATTCCCTTGTGCCATCCTTTGGCACTATCTAAAGTCGATATTCAATTTGATGTTCAGCCTGAATCAGGGCGTGTTGAAGTGCGCTGCTTTTGCAAGCTTGCTGGTAAAACCGGTGTCGAGATGGAAGCTCTGACCGGGGTTAATGTTGCCCTTCTTACGTTGTTTGATATGTGCAAAGCACTGGATCCGGGCATGCAGTTGGATAACATTCGTGTGCTAGAGAAGCAGGGCGGAAAGACAGGTAAGTGGGAGAATCCATCGCTATGA
- a CDS encoding MoaD/ThiS family protein has product MITVKAFAQVREVVGHDEWQVEGAQQQTVADVLSNLCEQDVRWRAAMDDQLLVAVNHTMRDSEFIVHDGDEVAFFPPVTGG; this is encoded by the coding sequence ATGATTACGGTAAAAGCATTTGCGCAGGTGCGCGAAGTCGTAGGTCACGATGAGTGGCAGGTCGAGGGAGCGCAACAGCAAACGGTTGCAGATGTCCTGAGCAATCTGTGTGAGCAGGATGTACGCTGGAGAGCGGCGATGGATGACCAGCTTTTGGTGGCCGTTAATCATACTATGCGGGATAGCGAATTTATCGTACATGATGGCGACGAAGTCGCTTTTTTCCCCCCGGTGACCGGAGGCTAA
- a CDS encoding molybdenum cofactor biosynthesis protein MoaE: protein MFARVSDTNFNQQCLYDELMDGCPDSPGAIVTFTGLVRDFNQTGKIDGLSLEHYPQMTAQAMKLLAEEAVSRFSLINAGMVHRVGYLSNYSQIVWVGCAASHRSAAFDAACYIMDTLKTAVPLWKKEFQNRQGHWVKAKASDASASLAWMKNKD from the coding sequence ATGTTCGCAAGGGTCAGTGATACCAATTTCAATCAGCAATGTCTTTACGATGAATTGATGGACGGATGCCCTGATTCGCCCGGGGCTATCGTGACGTTCACCGGATTGGTCAGAGACTTCAACCAAACCGGAAAAATCGATGGGCTGAGTCTTGAGCACTACCCGCAAATGACCGCGCAGGCGATGAAATTGTTGGCTGAGGAGGCCGTTTCGCGTTTTTCACTCATCAACGCAGGTATGGTGCATCGCGTTGGGTATCTGAGCAACTATTCGCAGATTGTCTGGGTAGGGTGTGCAGCGTCTCACCGTTCAGCCGCGTTTGATGCAGCCTGTTATATAATGGATACGCTTAAAACAGCGGTACCGCTATGGAAAAAGGAGTTTCAGAACAGGCAGGGTCATTGGGTTAAAGCCAAAGCGTCTGATGCCAGTGCATCGCTTGCCTGGATGAAAAATAAAGACTGA
- the modA gene encoding molybdate ABC transporter substrate-binding protein produces MSVFLAFPSSTRAKETPLRLAVAANFAPVLDKIAGDFSARTGIKTSVTVASSGTLFAQIRNGAPFDIFLSADARRPQQLVSENLADSDSLIAYATGKLAYVSDNPAISDVDTLIASLNHNPGRLAIAHPELAPYGRAALQFLQKSGLEDEFAGRLVRGKNVLQAWQYFETGNVSQALVAASLVANKHEGKVVIPSFLHDEITQKLVIPGSSERHHDAMRFICYLVSESVQRSLKSAGYEPVQTPGVCR; encoded by the coding sequence ATGAGTGTTTTTTTAGCTTTCCCGTCCTCCACCCGGGCGAAGGAAACGCCATTGCGACTGGCTGTGGCTGCGAATTTTGCGCCGGTACTGGATAAGATTGCCGGAGATTTTTCAGCGCGTACAGGTATTAAAACATCGGTCACTGTGGCATCGAGCGGTACATTGTTTGCGCAAATCAGAAACGGCGCCCCCTTCGACATATTCTTGAGTGCCGATGCACGACGACCGCAACAGCTTGTCAGCGAAAATCTGGCAGATAGCGACTCACTGATAGCATATGCCACAGGTAAACTGGCTTATGTGTCTGATAATCCTGCAATCAGTGATGTCGATACCCTAATTGCATCACTTAACCACAACCCGGGACGGTTGGCGATAGCGCATCCCGAGCTGGCCCCCTATGGCAGGGCTGCGCTGCAGTTTTTGCAAAAAAGCGGGCTAGAGGATGAATTTGCCGGGCGCCTGGTACGGGGGAAAAACGTACTGCAGGCCTGGCAGTACTTTGAGACAGGTAATGTCAGCCAGGCCCTCGTCGCGGCGTCGCTGGTAGCGAATAAACATGAAGGCAAAGTCGTCATTCCCTCTTTTTTGCACGATGAAATTACCCAAAAGCTGGTTATTCCCGGCTCATCTGAACGTCATCACGATGCGATGCGCTTCATCTGCTATTTGGTATCAGAATCTGTTCAGCGCTCGCTTAAAAGTGCGGGCTACGAACCTGTTCAAACACCGGGCGTATGCCGGTGA
- the modB gene encoding molybdate ABC transporter permease subunit, whose protein sequence is MPVSGDVTAIWLTLKLAALTSSILLIIATPVAWWLSCWQHRLKSVVLSVIALPLILPPTVLGFYLLLAFAPDSWPGQWWQSVFGTSLAFSFSGLVIGSVIYSLPFAVQPLYTGFTQLDRRYLEVGKTFNMGKFARFSRIVVPLCQSYFFVALGLTFAHTIGEFGVVLMIGGNIPGETQVIAIALYDHVEMGQYQQAHWLAAGLMLFSFLLLCILYGANRGGGRQWNFR, encoded by the coding sequence ATGCCGGTGAGCGGTGATGTAACAGCCATCTGGCTAACCCTAAAACTGGCTGCGCTAACCAGTTCTATCCTGCTGATAATAGCGACGCCGGTGGCGTGGTGGTTATCCTGCTGGCAGCACCGGCTTAAAAGTGTTGTGCTGTCGGTCATTGCACTTCCGCTTATACTGCCACCGACGGTACTTGGCTTTTATTTGCTACTGGCATTTGCACCCGATAGCTGGCCGGGGCAATGGTGGCAATCTGTGTTTGGTACATCACTGGCATTTTCTTTCAGCGGGCTGGTTATCGGCTCCGTTATTTACTCATTGCCCTTTGCAGTCCAGCCTTTGTATACAGGCTTCACGCAACTCGATCGCCGTTATCTGGAAGTCGGCAAAACATTTAATATGGGCAAGTTCGCCCGGTTTTCCCGGATAGTTGTGCCCTTGTGTCAGTCATACTTTTTCGTCGCGCTAGGCCTGACGTTTGCCCATACCATTGGTGAATTTGGCGTGGTGCTGATGATAGGCGGGAATATTCCCGGTGAAACTCAGGTGATCGCTATCGCGTTGTACGATCATGTCGAGATGGGGCAGTATCAGCAGGCTCACTGGCTGGCCGCGGGCCTGATGCTTTTCTCTTTCTTATTGCTGTGTATCTTATACGGGGCGAATCGCGGGGGAGGGCGCCAATGGAATTTTCGGTAA
- a CDS encoding ATP-binding cassette domain-containing protein has product MEFSVTLPRTAEFTVEASASLLNFSMVGLTGHSGAGKTSLFRALAGLEKNAQVHSRFKNGALNRARVGLVFQEPLLLPHLTVEGNLQLATRYKASHRTISQDDDAIIAGCHCQHLLQRSPNGLSGGEAQRVALARALLNQPELLLLDEPLSAVDQSTRTSIMQWLRTVADQGLPMMLISHDISDLWLHCQSLLLMQDGQIVCHDVPAEVIHTMYKQSAGGRVQQVAVLAGPVVRAENSNAFTGFKCEGQLVYTTRCQDSENNRATLSVAAHSVVIDKNGQVPTSLDNQFMCEVQEIGPPIDEEVTVSLQRGSARLYATISVAAVKRLNLQNGDTVRASFPA; this is encoded by the coding sequence ATGGAATTTTCGGTAACGTTACCTCGTACAGCCGAATTTACTGTTGAGGCAAGCGCCTCATTGCTGAATTTCTCTATGGTAGGGCTTACCGGTCACTCCGGCGCAGGTAAAACCTCACTGTTCAGAGCCCTTGCCGGACTGGAGAAAAATGCGCAGGTACACAGTCGCTTTAAAAACGGCGCGCTTAATCGCGCCAGGGTGGGGCTGGTATTTCAGGAACCTTTGTTGCTGCCTCATCTGACTGTTGAGGGTAACTTGCAACTGGCAACACGGTACAAGGCATCTCACCGAACTATCAGTCAGGACGATGATGCAATTATTGCGGGGTGTCACTGCCAGCATTTGCTTCAGCGTTCGCCAAACGGGTTATCCGGAGGCGAGGCGCAACGTGTGGCATTGGCGCGGGCATTGCTCAACCAGCCTGAGCTGTTGCTACTGGATGAACCGTTAAGCGCTGTAGACCAGTCAACGCGCACCAGTATCATGCAATGGTTAAGAACGGTTGCAGATCAAGGCTTGCCTATGATGCTAATCAGTCATGATATCAGCGATCTGTGGTTGCATTGTCAGTCACTACTGCTGATGCAGGATGGTCAGATCGTGTGCCATGATGTGCCAGCAGAAGTAATTCATACGATGTATAAACAAAGCGCGGGGGGCAGAGTTCAACAGGTAGCTGTACTGGCCGGTCCGGTGGTACGTGCGGAGAATAGTAATGCGTTTACCGGGTTCAAATGTGAGGGGCAACTGGTTTATACGACCCGCTGCCAGGACAGTGAAAACAATAGAGCAACGCTGAGCGTCGCCGCGCACAGCGTTGTCATTGACAAAAACGGTCAGGTACCGACCAGCCTGGATAACCAGTTTATGTGTGAAGTTCAGGAGATCGGGCCACCTATTGATGAAGAGGTGACCGTATCTTTACAACGCGGTAGTGCGAGACTCTACGCGACAATCTCTGTTGCCGCCGTTAAAAGACTGAATTTGCAAAACGGCGATACTGTCCGGGCCAGTTTTCCTGCATAA
- the hemN gene encoding oxygen-independent coproporphyrinogen III oxidase yields MSIPAIIDRTIAAKYNINGPRYTSYPTALQFTPFEDTELLIDDSASEARDSSIYIHIPFCHSLCFYCGCNKIVTRHQDRAERYLNYLEKEIIQRSAFTAHRQVKQIHLGGGSPSFLTIAQHTRLMALLRRHFLITADAQISIELDPRHTDRSYLGWLVQLGFNRVSFGLQDTDHQVQQTINRVQDTGHIAALVSHAKTIGFSSVNLDLIYGLPHQNTETFATTLAHVQSMAPERISLFSYAHLPSRFAAQRKIKDSWLPSPDQKLTLMELAIRQLTDAGYVMIGMDHFALPGDELCSAKQNGKLHRNFQGYTTHDDLDMLGLGVSSISETQRAYSQNPKQLNEYYAKLDAGKSLSAAGCRLNDDDRIRRFVIQSLMCNLQLSYTQVTAKFGVCPQTYFARELAGLAPFVEDKLVTLTDEGIEVSENARLLIRTICSTFDAYLSQPDITHRYSRVI; encoded by the coding sequence ATGTCTATACCCGCCATCATCGACCGGACAATTGCCGCGAAGTACAATATTAACGGCCCGCGCTACACGTCTTATCCCACGGCGCTTCAGTTCACACCGTTTGAAGATACTGAGTTGTTAATTGATGATAGCGCGTCTGAGGCCCGTGATTCATCTATTTATATTCATATTCCGTTTTGTCACAGTCTGTGCTTTTATTGCGGGTGCAACAAGATCGTAACGCGACACCAGGATCGCGCAGAGCGCTACCTGAACTATCTGGAGAAAGAGATAATTCAGCGCAGTGCCTTCACAGCACACAGACAAGTGAAGCAAATACATCTGGGAGGCGGCTCGCCCAGTTTCCTTACTATTGCGCAGCATACCCGGTTAATGGCGCTATTAAGGCGGCATTTTTTGATAACAGCGGACGCCCAAATCAGTATAGAACTGGACCCCCGACATACCGACCGCTCATATCTGGGCTGGTTGGTGCAGTTAGGCTTCAACCGGGTGTCATTCGGACTACAGGATACCGATCATCAGGTTCAGCAAACCATTAACCGTGTTCAGGATACAGGTCATATCGCGGCTCTGGTCAGCCATGCGAAAACCATTGGTTTTTCATCGGTCAATCTGGATTTAATTTATGGCCTGCCTCACCAGAATACGGAAACCTTCGCCACCACCCTTGCCCATGTACAATCCATGGCGCCTGAGCGAATTTCACTGTTCAGTTACGCACATTTACCTTCTCGTTTTGCTGCGCAGCGAAAAATAAAAGATAGCTGGCTACCGTCACCAGACCAGAAGCTGACACTGATGGAGCTGGCCATCCGCCAGCTTACTGACGCAGGCTACGTTATGATAGGTATGGACCACTTTGCTTTACCGGGTGATGAGTTGTGTAGTGCAAAGCAAAACGGAAAATTGCACCGGAACTTTCAGGGATATACCACCCATGATGATCTGGACATGCTGGGGCTGGGCGTCTCATCTATCAGTGAAACGCAACGCGCGTACAGCCAGAACCCTAAACAGCTTAATGAGTATTACGCAAAACTGGACGCAGGTAAGTCGTTGTCTGCAGCAGGCTGCCGCCTTAACGATGACGACAGAATAAGGCGCTTTGTTATCCAGTCATTAATGTGCAACCTGCAATTATCCTATACCCAGGTGACAGCAAAGTTTGGTGTTTGTCCTCAGACATACTTTGCACGGGAACTCGCCGGACTGGCGCCATTTGTAGAGGACAAGCTTGTTACCCTTACAGATGAGGGAATTGAAGTCAGCGAGAATGCCCGATTGCTGATCCGCACAATCTGCAGCACATTTGATGCTTATCTCAGTCAGCCTGATATTACCCACCGCTATTCACGGGTAATATAG
- a CDS encoding histidine phosphatase family protein, with protein sequence MTEIYLVRHGQASMGQENYDVLSALGEQQAQWLASYFDEHNVQFDQMYCGTLQRQIDTLAPVYRVLASKSESLDEPQQLPAFNEFDFMQVIRLFLQQNPGHHSDTPTAKYWFRLLKLSMNAWSTDSLPHSPDTERWADFVSRVSSGLSQCCENNSKRVLVATSGGVIACVVGTALGLDARQVVRLNLQIQNASITRLFKGRDGWSLHSFNALPHMSCASRADKITYA encoded by the coding sequence ATGACAGAAATTTATCTGGTAAGGCATGGTCAGGCCTCTATGGGGCAAGAGAACTACGATGTTCTCAGTGCGTTAGGTGAGCAACAGGCGCAGTGGCTTGCCAGTTATTTTGACGAACATAACGTGCAGTTCGATCAGATGTACTGCGGTACCCTGCAACGGCAAATAGATACGTTAGCGCCTGTCTACCGGGTCCTGGCCAGTAAATCTGAATCGCTTGATGAGCCGCAGCAGCTCCCCGCGTTTAACGAATTTGATTTTATGCAGGTTATCCGATTATTTCTGCAACAGAATCCCGGGCATCATAGCGATACACCTACGGCAAAGTACTGGTTCCGCCTGTTGAAGCTCAGCATGAATGCGTGGAGCACCGATTCGCTTCCTCATTCACCTGACACTGAGCGCTGGGCTGATTTTGTCAGCCGCGTAAGCAGCGGGCTTTCACAATGCTGTGAAAACAATAGCAAACGGGTATTGGTAGCCACATCTGGTGGAGTGATTGCCTGCGTTGTTGGCACCGCGCTGGGCTTAGATGCCCGGCAAGTCGTTCGGTTGAATTTACAAATACAGAACGCCAGTATTACACGTCTGTTCAAGGGGCGTGACGGCTGGTCACTTCACTCTTTTAATGCGCTGCCGCACATGAGCTGTGCATCGCGCGCTGACAAAATAACCTATGCCTGA
- a CDS encoding acyl-CoA dehydrogenase family protein — MHFEYNDKTTTLAKKLSAFMEKHVYPIEQSYTQSFLNSPTPWKTPAIIDELKEEARAQGLWNLFLPEEYLPYGAGLSNLEYAPLCEIMGRVPFSSEIFNCSAPDTGNMEVLAKYGSDTQKATWLEPLLEGRIRSGFAMTEPDVASSDATNIETSIEKKQDSYVINGHKWYTSGAMNEDCKIMIVMGKTDPTAPRHKQQSQILVPMDTPGVTVRRPMAAMGYLDEPVGHAEILFDNVTVPAENIILGEGRGFEIAQGRLGPGRIHHCMRLIGCAQRALDMACQRVNQREAFGKPLAKQQSVRESVAQMHCDVEQARLLTLKAADQMDRHGNKVAKDLIAAIKIVAPAMACKVIDEAIQMHGALGTSQDTPLAGMYAYARTIRLADGPDQVHMMQLGKSLIEKQQEAK, encoded by the coding sequence ATGCATTTCGAGTATAACGACAAAACAACCACTCTTGCTAAAAAGCTCAGTGCTTTTATGGAAAAGCACGTCTATCCGATAGAGCAGTCCTACACCCAAAGTTTTTTGAACAGCCCCACGCCGTGGAAAACGCCAGCCATTATCGATGAGCTAAAAGAAGAAGCGAGAGCTCAGGGGCTTTGGAACCTCTTCCTGCCAGAGGAGTATCTTCCTTATGGTGCCGGATTGAGTAATCTGGAGTATGCGCCGCTTTGCGAGATTATGGGGCGGGTACCGTTTTCGTCTGAGATTTTTAACTGTAGCGCGCCTGATACCGGCAATATGGAAGTGTTGGCGAAGTACGGTTCTGATACGCAAAAAGCAACATGGCTTGAGCCGCTTCTGGAAGGCAGAATTCGATCAGGTTTTGCAATGACTGAGCCTGATGTTGCGTCAAGCGATGCGACAAATATCGAAACGTCAATTGAGAAAAAACAGGATAGTTACGTCATCAACGGCCATAAATGGTACACCAGTGGCGCGATGAACGAAGACTGTAAAATAATGATAGTCATGGGCAAAACCGACCCGACGGCACCCAGACATAAGCAACAATCACAAATACTTGTTCCTATGGACACCCCCGGAGTGACTGTTCGTCGGCCAATGGCGGCGATGGGGTATCTGGATGAGCCGGTAGGCCATGCAGAGATCCTTTTTGATAACGTTACGGTGCCTGCCGAGAATATTATTCTGGGTGAGGGGCGCGGTTTTGAAATAGCACAGGGGCGCCTCGGCCCGGGGCGTATTCATCATTGCATGCGGCTGATAGGGTGCGCGCAGCGTGCACTGGATATGGCCTGCCAGCGCGTTAATCAGCGCGAGGCGTTTGGAAAGCCGTTAGCAAAGCAGCAGTCTGTTCGCGAGTCTGTCGCCCAGATGCACTGCGATGTAGAACAGGCTCGTTTGCTGACATTAAAAGCGGCAGACCAGATGGACCGCCATGGTAATAAAGTTGCCAAAGACCTTATCGCCGCAATTAAAATCGTGGCACCGGCCATGGCGTGCAAAGTGATTGATGAAGCCATTCAGATGCATGGTGCACTGGGCACCAGTCAGGACACACCACTGGCCGGGATGTACGCATACGCACGTACCATCAGACTGGCAGACGGGCCCGATCAGGTGCATATGATGCAGTTGGGTAAAAGCCTTATTGAAAAGCAGCAGGAGGCTAAGTAA
- a CDS encoding phosphotransferase family protein produces the protein MSVSQLDLVALNTYLSHSANSIGQITDYKKFTGGQSNPTFLLSTASGSFVLRRQPPGKLLKSAHAVDREYRVIEALQGSSVPVPAVHHLCRDTEVLGSMFYIMEYVSGDIFWDAALKDIPDNQTRADMYDNMNQVLANLHDVDIAAAGLEDFGKPGNYFERQVERWTQQYRASETSNQPSMEDLMDYLKQNLPADDGQVSLVHGDFRLDNMMFSAQRTINAVLDWELSTLGHPYADLAYQCMQLRLPANLPQAPGLGGLDRSALGIPTEQEYIAKYCQRRNLADIERWPFYLAFSFFRLAAIIQGVVKRAQDGNASSDKAKELGTMVGPLADMALQIIRKE, from the coding sequence ATGAGCGTTAGTCAGCTAGATCTTGTGGCTTTAAATACCTATCTAAGCCACAGTGCGAACAGTATTGGCCAAATAACGGATTATAAAAAGTTTACCGGTGGTCAGTCTAACCCTACATTTTTATTGTCTACCGCTTCAGGCAGTTTTGTACTAAGAAGACAGCCTCCCGGTAAGCTTCTTAAATCCGCCCATGCGGTAGACCGGGAATACCGGGTCATCGAGGCTTTGCAAGGCTCCAGTGTGCCGGTCCCTGCGGTACATCACCTATGTCGCGACACCGAGGTGCTGGGTAGTATGTTTTACATTATGGAGTATGTGTCAGGCGACATATTCTGGGACGCAGCGCTTAAGGATATCCCGGATAACCAAACCCGTGCAGACATGTATGACAATATGAACCAGGTGCTGGCCAATCTTCATGATGTTGATATTGCTGCAGCAGGCCTTGAAGATTTTGGTAAACCGGGAAATTATTTCGAACGTCAGGTCGAGCGTTGGACGCAACAGTACCGTGCCTCAGAAACAAGCAATCAGCCTTCGATGGAAGATTTAATGGATTACCTGAAACAGAATTTGCCTGCAGACGACGGGCAGGTGTCGCTGGTTCACGGTGATTTCCGGCTTGATAATATGATGTTCTCAGCACAGCGCACTATCAATGCCGTGTTGGACTGGGAGTTGTCTACTCTGGGCCATCCCTACGCCGACCTTGCTTATCAGTGCATGCAACTAAGGCTACCGGCAAATCTTCCCCAGGCCCCTGGGCTCGGAGGATTGGATCGGTCTGCACTGGGTATTCCTACAGAACAGGAATATATTGCCAAATATTGTCAGCGACGTAACCTGGCAGATATAGAGCGCTGGCCGTTTTATCTGGCCTTTAGTTTTTTCAGATTGGCTGCCATTATTCAGGGGGTCGTCAAGCGGGCTCAGGATGGTAATGCATCCAGCGACAAAGCAAAAGAATTAGGCACGATGGTGGGGCCGCTTGCTGATATGGCACTGCAAATTATTAGGAAGGAATAA
- a CDS encoding NADPH:quinone oxidoreductase family protein, whose protein sequence is MKAVVCHDFGPLSDLTVEGIPVPDIRPDEVLIDVDAAGVNFPDALLVQGLYQIQPETPFTPGCEVAGTVIQAGARVSHLSVGQRVVGVCQIGGYAQKVAINAAQVMPLPDFIPSEEAAALVTAHATAHHALKQRAQLQAGETLVVTGAAGGTGLAAVQIGKAMGARVIAVCSSAEKLELAKKHGADEGINYTEEDLKETVKSLTNGNGADVVYECVGGDSFDAMSRAMAWGGRLLVVGFASGQIPRLPVNLTLVKGYSVVGVFWGVFTQKQPRVFNENMKELMGWYQQGKVKVVIDARFTLEQATQALEFMTDRKVKGKVVLTM, encoded by the coding sequence ATGAAAGCAGTGGTCTGTCATGACTTCGGTCCGCTATCAGATTTAACTGTTGAAGGTATACCGGTGCCTGACATCAGGCCGGATGAAGTGCTGATCGATGTTGACGCTGCCGGTGTGAACTTTCCGGATGCACTGTTGGTTCAGGGGCTTTATCAGATTCAGCCAGAAACACCATTCACCCCGGGATGCGAGGTAGCCGGTACAGTTATTCAGGCAGGAGCCCGCGTATCGCATTTATCCGTAGGACAGCGAGTTGTCGGTGTCTGTCAAATCGGTGGCTATGCGCAGAAGGTCGCAATAAACGCCGCGCAAGTGATGCCTTTACCGGATTTTATTCCATCGGAAGAAGCCGCCGCGTTGGTGACTGCACATGCTACGGCGCACCATGCACTTAAACAAAGAGCACAGCTACAGGCGGGTGAAACACTGGTTGTTACTGGAGCGGCGGGTGGTACAGGTTTAGCTGCTGTACAAATAGGTAAAGCGATGGGCGCCCGGGTAATAGCAGTGTGCTCCAGCGCGGAAAAACTTGAATTGGCGAAAAAGCATGGCGCTGACGAAGGGATTAATTACACAGAAGAAGACCTTAAGGAAACAGTAAAATCTTTGACTAATGGTAATGGTGCCGACGTTGTGTATGAATGCGTCGGTGGTGATAGCTTCGATGCGATGAGCCGGGCTATGGCATGGGGAGGGCGTCTATTGGTTGTTGGATTCGCCAGTGGCCAGATTCCACGATTACCAGTCAACCTGACACTGGTAAAAGGATATTCAGTAGTGGGTGTTTTTTGGGGCGTCTTCACTCAAAAGCAGCCTCGCGTTTTTAACGAAAATATGAAAGAGCTGATGGGGTGGTATCAGCAGGGAAAAGTAAAAGTTGTTATTGATGCTCGATTTACTCTTGAGCAGGCCACTCAGGCACTGGAGTTTATGACAGACAGAAAAGTAAAAGGAAAGGTTGTCCTGACAATGTAG
- a CDS encoding SDR family NAD(P)-dependent oxidoreductase, whose product MDPLLNFQGQVAIITGAADGFGRLLADALAYRGCKLVLADINEELLAAAVKDLREAGGDVVSMAADVSDESAHKSLVELALESYGKLDIAVNNAGIAHIPGALHTLDAETIDAQFNVNLKGVFLGMKYQIPAMLSNGKGHVLNVSSMAGLGGAPKAAPYSAVKHGVVGLTKTAAVEYGRKNIQVNAICPFFSPTSLLDKGGFTTEESRAQLVMGSPMKRMADPQEVVSAMILMLSPANSFMSGQSVAIDGAMSAW is encoded by the coding sequence ATGGATCCACTCCTCAACTTTCAGGGTCAGGTTGCAATCATTACCGGCGCAGCGGACGGCTTCGGCCGACTGCTGGCAGATGCGCTTGCTTATCGGGGTTGCAAACTGGTGTTAGCCGATATTAACGAAGAGTTGCTGGCCGCAGCGGTAAAGGATTTGCGTGAGGCTGGCGGTGATGTGGTAAGTATGGCTGCCGACGTTTCAGATGAGTCGGCGCATAAATCATTGGTTGAACTGGCGCTGGAAAGCTATGGCAAACTGGATATTGCCGTTAATAATGCTGGCATTGCTCATATTCCCGGTGCACTTCATACCCTTGACGCAGAAACTATTGATGCACAATTCAATGTTAATCTTAAAGGGGTGTTTCTGGGGATGAAGTATCAGATTCCTGCCATGTTGAGTAACGGTAAGGGACATGTACTTAATGTCAGCTCAATGGCAGGATTAGGTGGCGCACCGAAAGCTGCCCCTTACTCTGCGGTTAAGCACGGCGTTGTCGGACTGACCAAGACAGCAGCGGTAGAGTACGGCCGTAAAAACATCCAGGTCAACGCTATTTGCCCGTTCTTCAGTCCTACAAGTCTTCTGGATAAAGGCGGTTTCACCACAGAAGAGAGCCGGGCGCAACTTGTCATGGGAAGCCCGATGAAGCGTATGGCTGACCCTCAGGAGGTCGTAAGTGCAATGATATTGATGCTGTCACCCGCTAACTCATTTATGAGTGGACAGTCTGTTGCAATTGATGGGGCGATGAGCGCCTGGTAA